From one Lolium rigidum isolate FL_2022 chromosome 4, APGP_CSIRO_Lrig_0.1, whole genome shotgun sequence genomic stretch:
- the LOC124648255 gene encoding uncharacterized protein LOC124648255, whose amino-acid sequence MRRAAALLLLLLLAFSVAAVVVAAEDITDILPAGGNNGSAVEDPGLGKTGQNGETNPDAERKAHEEGGLDSAVAGNNNTDTSVEGASAGSDDPVQKPSDRDENTTATASSTDFSQDPLVSGCDPSHRCLIGKHKFIACLKVSGDSSALSLLMDNKGVHPLDVSITAPDYVTIAEYTVHVEANGHNETQVSVSVSDTMNDMAIVLKVAEETCRINLDTAVTRNRGRAIPMRLTSTYMLVPAFVLLGLVGLCVKLRKSSKPDGAPAYQKLDAPELPVSIRGKKEADHADKWDDNWGDDWDDEEAPSTPSNSMPNLSSKGLASRKSTKDGWKD is encoded by the exons ATGCGGCGGGcagcggcgctcctcctcctcctcctcctcgccttctCGGTCGCCGCCGTCGTAGTAGCAGCAGAG GATATCACTGATATCCTACCAGCAGGAGGAAACAACGGTAGCGCTGTAGAGGATCCAGGTCTTGGCAAAACAGGGCAGAATGGTGAGACAAATCCTGACGCAGAGCGCAAAGCGCACGAGGAGGGCGGACTCGATAGCGCCGTTGCTGGCAACAATAACACGGATACTTCCGTAGAAGGGGCTAGCGCAGGAAGCGATGATCCGGTACAGAAGCCCAGCGACAGAGATGAGAATACAACAGCAACAGCATCCTCGACGGACTTTTCGCAGGATCCTCTTGTCAGCGGGTGCGATCCGTCCCATAGATGTCTCATTGGAAAGCACAAGTTCATCGCCTGCTTGAAAGTTTCCGGAG ATTCATCAGCTCTATCCCTCTTGATGGACAACAAAGGCGTACACCCGCTTGATGTTAGCATAACGGCTCCAGATTACGTCACCATAGCTGAATATACAGTTCATGTTGAAGCGAACGGTCATAATGAG ACacaggtgagtgtttctgtcagtGACACTATGAATGACATGGCGATAGTTCTCAAAGTCGCAGAAGAAACCTGTAGAATCAATCTTGACACCGCAGTCACAAGAAACAGGGGTCGTGCAATACCAATGAGGCTAACTTCAACCTACATGCTGGTGCCTGCATTTGTTCTCCTTGGACTGGTGGGATTATGCGTCAAACTCCGGAAGTCGAGTAAGCCAGATGGTGCACCAGCGTACCAGAAGCTCGATGCACCAGAGCTGCCAGTTTCCATCAGAGGGAAGAAAGAAGCTGATCATGCTGACAAGTGGGATGACAACTGGGGAGATGACTGGGATGACGAGGAGGCGCCATCGACACCGTCAAACTCGATGCCTAACTTATCATCGAAAGGTCTGGCTTCAAGGAAATCGACCAAGGATGGCTGGAAAGATTAG
- the LOC124648256 gene encoding pentatricopeptide repeat-containing protein At5g39680-like has translation MTSPGGAALLRHAAVAVLRTAEAAGKVSAGMAIHARMVRSTHFDVILHNHLISFYVKCGRLGLAHQLFDAMPLRNPASGNLLMSGYASSGRHMDALALLRAADFGLNEYVLSTAVSATAHVRSYGMGRQCHCHAIKSGLSDHPYVCNAVLHMYCQCAHVEDAVKVFESVSGFNAFAFNSMINGFLDKGKFDASVRIVRSMVGEVEQWDHVSYVAVLGHCASTKELLLGRQVHAQALKRRLELNVYVGSALVDMYGKCDCACDAHSAFEVLPEKNVVSWTAVMTAYTQNELFEEALQLFLDLEMEGVRPNEFTYAVALNSCAGLAALKNGNAISASAMKTGHWGALSVCNALINMYSKSGSIQDAWRVFLSMPCRDVVSWNSIIIGYAHHGLAREAMCVFHYMLGAEESPSYVTFVGVLSACAQLGLVDEGLYYLNTMMKEMGIKPGKEHYTCMVGLLCRAGRLDEAEQFILSNYIGADVVAWRSLLGSCQVYKNYGLGHRVAEQILQLKPSDVGTYVLLSNMYAKANRWDGVVKVRKLMRERGVRKEPGVSWIQVGSEVHVFTSEDKNHQWINQITTKLKDLIDQIKVIGYVPNFGVVLHDVEDEQKEEHLMYHSEKMALAFGLIHSPEGATIRIMKNLRICDDCHVAIKLISLVTARRIVVRDAVRFHCIEDGVCSCDDYW, from the coding sequence ATGACTagccccggcggcgccgctctgCTGCGGCACGCAGCCGTCGCCGTGCTCCGCACAGCGGAGGCCGCCGGCAAGGTTTCCGCAGGCATGGCAATCCACGCGCGGATGGTTAGATCCACCCATTTCGACGTCATCCTGCACAACCACCTCATCTCCTTCTATGTCAAGTGCGGCCGCCTCGGCCTTGCCCACCAGCTGTTCGACGCAATGCCCTTGCGGAACCCGGCCTCCGGGAACCTCCTCATGTCCGGCTACGCTTCCTCTGGCCGCCACATGGATGCTCTTGCTCTGCTCAGGGCGGCCGACTTCGGCCTGAACGAGTACGTTCTCTCGACCGCCGTGTCTGCGACGGCCCATGTCCGGAGCTATGGCATGGGGAGGCAGTGCCACTGCCATGCTATCAAGTCTGGGCTGTCGGACCACCCCTACGTCTGCAATGCGGTTCTGCATATGTACTGCCAGTGCGCGCATGTGGAGGATGCAGTTAAGGTGTTCGAGAGCGTATCCGGTTTCAACGCGTTCGCGTTCAACTCGATGATAAATGGGTTTCTTGACAAGGGGAAGTTTGACGCTTCGGTCAGGATTGTGAGAAGCATGGTTGGAGAAGTTGAGCAGTGGGATCATGTGTCGTATGTCGCAGTTCTTGGGCATTGTGCTAgcaccaaggagttgctgcttggCCGTCAAGTGCATGCCCAAGCGTTGAAGAGGAGGCTCGAGCTGAATGTGTATGTTGGCAGCGCGCTGGTTGATATGTATGGGAAGTGTGACTGTGCCTGTGATGCTCATTCTGCGTTCGAGGTTTTGCCGGAAAAGAATGTTGTTTCTTGGACAGCTGTTATGACTGCCTATACCCAAAACGAGCTGTTTGAAGAGGCGTTGCAGTTGTTCTTAGACTTGGAAATGGAAGGTGTCCGGCCAAATGAGTTCACTTATGCTGTGGCTCTCAACAGTTGTGCTGGTCTTGCAGCCTTGAAAAATGGCAATGCAATTAGTGCCTCTGCTATGAAAACTGGGCATTGGGGTGCTCTATCTGTCTGTAATGCCCTCATTAATATGTACTCCAAAAGTGGCAGCATCCAGGATGCATGGAGAGTCTTCCTTTCTATGCCATGCCGTGACGTGGTCTCTTGGAATTCCATCATAATAGGCTAtgctcatcatggtcttgctagaGAAGCCATGTGCGTATTTCATTATATGTTGGGTGCTGAAGAATCCCCATCTTATGTCACCTTTGTTGGGGTGCTGTCAGCTTGTGCTCAGCTGGGTCTTGTAGACGAAGGATTGTACTACTTGAATACTATGATGAAGGAAATGGGAATAAAACCTGGAAAAGAGCATTACACTTGTATGGTTGGTTTGCTGTGCAGAGCTGGGCGACTAGATGAGGCGGAACAATTCATATTGAGTAATTATATCGGGGCAGACGTTGTTGCATGGAGATCACTTTTAGGTTCCTGCCAGGTATATAAAAACTATGGTCTTGGTCATCGAGTAGCAGAGCAGATCCTTCAGTTGAAGCCCAGTGATGTAGGAACCTATGTTTTGCTTTCTAACATGTATGCAAAAGCAAACCGATGGGATGGTGTTGTCAAGGTGCGGAAGCTGATGAGAGAGAGGGGTGTTAGAAAAGAGCCTGGTGTTAGTTGGATTCAAGTAGGAAGTGAGGTCCATGTTTTCACATCAGAGGACAAGAATCACCAATGGATAAACCAGATCACCACAAAACTCAAAGACTTGATAGATCAGATTAAAGTGATTGGATATGTTCCAAATTTTGGGGTTGTCCTACATGATGTTgaggatgaacaaaaggaggagcaCCTTATGTATCACAGCGAGAAAATGGCTCTTGCATTTGGCCTTATTCACAGTCCCGAAGGAGCAACTATCCGTATAATGAAAAATCTTAGGATATGTGATGATTGCCATGTTGCTATCAAACTCATATCACTTGTGACAGCAAGAAGAATAGTTGTAAGGGATGCCGTTCGCTTTCATTGTATAGAAGATGGAGTATGCTCATGTGATGACTATTGGTGA